From a single Calothrix sp. NIES-2098 genomic region:
- a CDS encoding two component transcriptional regulator, winged helix family protein produces MGSVCIEIVEGNPHLRSLLGWHLQQLEYRVHQAASIYQAREVFLSQQPTLVILDADLPDGDGIEFCRWLNRQQQPLILMLSARTNEADIVAGLKAGADDYLSKPFGMQEFLARVEALIRRNRTPVAPAYLDYGALQIDLVQRRVRFQGEFIDLTPQEFSLLYVLAQAGGVPLSRSELLRRAWPDAIDNPRTIDTHVLSLRKKVELDPRQPSLIQTIRNVGYRFNMEILNSNIPQSPPKLPKERFSNQRSTLSTQRV; encoded by the coding sequence GTGGGTTCGGTTTGTATTGAAATCGTTGAGGGGAATCCTCATCTGAGGTCGTTGCTAGGTTGGCACTTACAACAGTTGGAATACCGGGTACACCAAGCCGCCAGCATATATCAAGCAAGGGAAGTGTTTTTGAGCCAGCAACCGACACTGGTAATTCTTGATGCTGATTTGCCTGATGGTGATGGCATTGAGTTTTGTCGTTGGTTAAATCGTCAACAACAACCTTTAATTCTCATGCTTTCTGCCCGTACTAATGAAGCTGATATTGTTGCAGGTTTAAAGGCGGGAGCAGATGATTACTTGAGCAAACCTTTTGGAATGCAAGAGTTTTTAGCAAGGGTAGAAGCACTCATTCGTCGCAACCGGACACCTGTTGCACCAGCTTATCTGGATTATGGTGCCCTGCAAATTGATTTAGTGCAGCGTCGGGTGAGATTTCAAGGAGAGTTTATCGATCTAACGCCCCAAGAATTTAGTTTATTATACGTTTTAGCCCAAGCGGGAGGAGTGCCATTATCTAGGTCAGAATTGCTACGAAGAGCTTGGCCTGATGCGATCGATAATCCGCGCACTATTGATACTCACGTTTTATCGCTGCGGAAAAAAGTTGAACTCGATCCTAGGCAACCTAGTTTAATTCAAACTATCCGTAATGTGGGCTACCGTTTTAACATGGAAATTTTGAATTCCAATATTCCCCAATCACCACCAAAGTTGCCTAAAGAGAGATTTAGCAATCAACGCTCAACTCTTAGTACTCAACGCGTATAA
- a CDS encoding ABC transporter-related protein: MDNVTPKAILRLEQVNLFTKLKSQISANHQGYPILQDIDFELFPEERIAIVGSSGAGKTALFKLINRLIEPTRGKIFLENQEYRQIPIIQLRQVVTLVLQESKLLGMTVEQALTYPLVLRGLPKQTIQQRVSHWIEKLRIPSDWLGKTEVQLSIGQRQLIAIARALVIQPKILLLDEPTSALDIGTASHLMEVLTQMVPTHHTTILMVNHQLELAQSFCTRLLHLQQGRLLADCTASEIDWPKLRTSLMHADAQASEEWI, from the coding sequence TTGGATAATGTCACCCCAAAAGCCATACTCAGACTAGAGCAAGTCAATCTGTTTACTAAGCTCAAAAGTCAAATTTCCGCAAACCATCAAGGATATCCCATCTTACAAGATATTGATTTTGAGCTATTCCCAGAGGAGCGCATTGCCATTGTCGGTTCATCAGGTGCGGGAAAAACAGCGTTATTCAAGCTGATCAACCGCCTAATTGAACCTACTCGTGGCAAAATATTTCTGGAGAATCAGGAATATCGCCAAATTCCCATAATCCAGTTACGCCAGGTAGTGACACTGGTATTGCAAGAGTCGAAGCTTTTGGGGATGACAGTTGAACAAGCATTGACTTATCCACTGGTTTTGCGTGGTTTACCCAAACAGACAATTCAGCAGCGAGTCAGTCATTGGATAGAAAAACTGCGTATTCCCAGTGATTGGTTAGGAAAGACTGAAGTGCAACTTTCAATTGGACAGCGACAGCTAATAGCGATCGCACGTGCCTTAGTCATCCAACCTAAAATTTTATTATTAGACGAGCCAACCTCTGCCTTAGATATCGGTACAGCTTCCCATCTTATGGAAGTCTTAACTCAGATGGTTCCCACTCATCACACCACAATTTTGATGGTAAATCACCAACTAGAGCTAGCACAGTCATTTTGTACGCGACTATTACACTTACAGCAAGGTCGATTGTTGGCAGATTGCACAGCCTCTGAAATAGACTGGCCTAAGTTACGAACAAGCTTGATGCACGCAGATGCTCAAGCCTCCGAGGAATGGATTTAG